A window of Candidatus Nealsonbacteria bacterium genomic DNA:
TTCCTTCCTTATGCAGAGTATGCTTCCTGCACCACTTGCAAAACTTCTTCAATTCCAACTTCTTCTCGGCTATTCCCCGAGACCTGTGGACAAAGTAATTAATTTTCTTGCACTCTTGGCACTTAAATTTAACAAAAGGTTTTTTTGCCATAAATCTGAAATCTATTTTTATTAAATTATGAGCCACCCGTGGGACTTGAACCCACGACCTACTCCTTACCATGGAGTTGCTCTGCCTCTGAGCTAGGGTGGCATAACTAAAGTAGTGGGTAGGGAGGGACTTGCACCCCCGAAGGCAAACGCCAGCTGATTTACAGTCAGCCCCTTTTGACTACTTAGGTACCTACCCTTTTATCAAATCAAAACTATTTTACCACAAAAATCATTATTTTTCAATCTTTCATCCCTTCGGTAAACTCAGGGCAAGCAGGTTCAGGACGAGATTATTTTTCTGTGTTTTTTCCGCCACTCAATAATCTTTTTGTGATCACCAGATAATAAAACTTTAGGTACTCGCCATTTTGCTCCCTTCCTGGGCGAGAAAATTTCCGGTCGAGTATACTGAAAATATTCAATAAATCCCCTGCCAGCTCTTCCCGGAAGAGCCGGTACTCTTTCTTTCAAAAATTGTGGTTTTCCTAAAACTCCAGGGATCAACCTAGCCACTGTTTCTACTACCACCATTGCCGGCAATTCTCCGCCCATTAAAACATAATCGCCGATTGAAATTGCCTCATCTGCAATATATTTTGCCACTCTTTCATCTATGCCTTCATAACGGCCGCAAATCAAAATCAACTGGTCAAACTTAGAAAATTGATAGGCCATCTTCTGGTTGAATTTCTTTCCCCGAGGCGTAAATAAAACAGTTTTTAATTTATAG
This region includes:
- the rpmG gene encoding 50S ribosomal protein L33, with the protein product MAKKPFVKFKCQECKKINYFVHRSRGIAEKKLELKKFCKWCRKHTLHKEGKK
- the trmD gene encoding tRNA (guanosine(37)-N1)-methyltransferase TrmD, with amino-acid sequence MIKFDIITIFPEIFDSYFQESLIKRALKKDLIRIKIHNLRKWTANRHQIVDDRPYGGGMGMVMKVEPIYKAVKDIKKLKTKNYKLKTVLFTPRGKKFNQKMAYQFSKFDQLILICGRYEGIDERVAKYIADEAISIGDYVLMGGELPAMVVVETVARLIPGVLGKPQFLKERVPALPGRAGRGFIEYFQYTRPEIFSPRKGAKWRVPKVLLSGDHKKIIEWRKKHRKIISS